One window of the Xiphophorus hellerii strain 12219 chromosome 15, Xiphophorus_hellerii-4.1, whole genome shotgun sequence genome contains the following:
- the thbs1b gene encoding thrombospondin-1, which produces MKVTGICLLLMLCSCEGARVAESRDDNSVFDLFELIRVPSKNHGVTLAKGDDPYSPAYKILNPDLIPPVPESAFRDLIDSVHAERGFLLLLNFKQFKRTRGSLLTVEKRDGSGAVFEIVSNGKANTLDIVYSTENKQQVVSIEEVDLATGSWKNITLFVQEDRAQLFAGCEEVNTAELDAPIQNILTQGTPAGAQLRVGKGAVNDRFMGVLQNVRFVFGTTLDAILRNKGCQSAASSDTMIVTNLNGSSAIRTEYTGHKTKDLQMVCGFSCEDLISMFKELKGLGVVVKELSNELRQLTNENKLIKNRIGIHSGVCIHNGIVRKNKDEWTVDDCTECTCQNSATVCRKISCPLIPCANATVPDGECCPRCGTPSDYAEDGWSPWSEWTHCSVSCGRGIQQRGRSCDRINNICEGTSVQTRDCYLQECDKRFKQDGNWSHWSPWSSCSVTCGSGVITRIRLCNSPTPQLGGRDCVGEGRQTEKCEESPCPINGNWGPWSPWGTCTLTCGGGVQTRERLCNDPAPLHGGKECVGDAIDRQMCNKKACPIDGCLSNPCFSGAKCTSFPDGSWKCGKCPVGFTGNGIKCKDVDECKEVPDACFEFNGVHRCENTEPGYNCLPCPPRYSGPQPFGKGVEQAVANKQVCTPRNPCLDGSHDCNKNARCNYLGHFSDPMFRCECKPGYAGNGHICGEDTDLDGWPNADLVCVENATYHCKKDNCPNLPNSGQEDYDKDGTGDACDDDDDNDGIPDDRDNCPFVYNPRQYDYDRDEVGDRCDNCPYNSNPDQTDTDNNGEGDACAVDIDGDGILNEKDNCPYIYNVDQRDTDLDGVGDMCDNCPLEHNPDQVDSDDDRVGDKCDSNQDIDEDGHQNNLDNCPYIPNANQADHDKDGKGDACDHDDDNDGIPDDKDNCRLAFNPDQLDSDGDGRGDACKDDFDQDNVPDIYDVCPENFDISETDFRKFQMVPLDPKGTSQIDPNWVVRHQGKELVQTVNCDPGIAVGYHEFNAVDFSGTFFINTERDDDYAGFVFGYQSSSRFYVVMWKQITQTYWSSKPTKAQGYSGLSIKVVNSTTGPGEHLRNALWHTGNTAGQVRTLWHDPKNIGWKDFTAYRWHLIHRPRTGLIRVVMYEGKKIMADSGSIYDKTYAGGRLGLFVFSQEMVYFSDLKYECRDA; this is translated from the exons ATGAAGGTGACAGGAATATGTTTGCTGTTGATGCTTTGTTCCTGTGAAGGTGCGAGAGTCGCAG AGAGTAGAGACGACAATAgtgtgtttgatttgtttgagcTCATCCGAGTCCCCAGTAAGAACCACGGGGTCACCCTGGCGAAAGGAGACGACCCGTACAGCCCCGCCTACAAGATCCTCAACCCAGACCTTATCCCCCCGGTCCCCGAGAGCGCCTTCAGGGACCTGATCGACTCGGTCCACGCGGAAAGGGGCTTCCTACTTCTGCTCAACTTCAAGCAGTTTAAACGGACCAGGGGCAGCCTCCTGACAGTGGAGAAGCGAGACGGCTCCGGAGCCGTCTTCGAGATCGTCTCCAACGGCAAGGCGAACACCCTGGATATCGTTTACTCCACCGAGAACAAGCAGCAGGTGGTTTCCATCGAGGAGGTGGATCTGGCCACGGGTAGCTGGAAGAACATCACGCTCTTCGTGCAGGAGGACCGGGCGCAGCTGTTCGCAGGATGCGAGGAGGTGAACACCGCCGAGCTGGATGCGCCCATCCAGAACATCCTGACTCAAGGCACTCCAGCCGGCGCGCAGCTCCGAGTCGGGAAGGGAGCAGTGAACGACAGGTTCATG GGAGTGCTGCAAAACGTGCGGTTTGTGTTTGGAACAACGCTGGACGCGATCCTGCGCAACAAAGGATGCCAGAGCG CTGCTTCAAGTGACACAATGATTGTGACCAACCTGAACGGCTCCTCTGCCATCAGAACAGAGTACACTGGACACAAAACTAAAG ACCTACAGATGGTGTGTGGCTTCTCCTGTGAGGATCTGATCAGCATGTTCAAGGAGCTGAAAGGCCTCGGTGTCGTGGTCAAGGAGCTGTCCAATGAGCTCCGCCAACTG aCAAATGAGAACAAGCTTATTAAGAACCGCATTGGCATACATAGTGGCGTCTGCATCCACAACGGCATTGTGCGCAAGAACAAAGACGAATGGACCGTCGATGACTGCACTGAGTGCACTTGTCAG AACTCTGCCACCGTGTGCCGCAAAATCTCCTGCCCTCTGATCCCATGTGCCAACGCCACCGTCCCCGATGGCGAATGCTGTCCTCGTTGTGGAACAC CGAGTGACTATGCTGAGGACGGCTGGTCGCCCTGGTCTGAATGGACTCATTGTTCTGTGTCATGTGGGCGGGGCATCCAGCAGCGTGGGCGCTCTTGCGACCGTATCAATAATATCTGCGAGGGCACTTCGGTGCAAACCCGCGACTGTTACCTCCAGGAGTGTGACAAGCGCT TCAAGCAGGACGGAAACTGGAGTCATTGGTCACCCTGGTCGTCGTGCTCCGTCACCTGTGGTTCTGGTGTCATCACTCGTATCCGCCTCTGCAACTCCCCCACCCCTCAGCTGGGAGGCAGGGACTGTGTGGGAGAGGGCCGACAAACTGAGAAGTGCGAGGAGTCTCCATGTCCCA TTAACGGGAACTGGGGACCCTGGTCACCTTGGGGTACGTGCACCCTCACCTGTGGGGGTGGAGTTCAAACTCGTGAGCGCCTGTGCAATGATCCTGCCCCACTGCATGGTGGTAAAGAGTGTGTTGGCGATGCCATAGACAGACAGATGTGCAATAAGAAAGCTTGCCCAATAG atgGATGCTTGTCCAACCCTTGCTTTTCTGGAGCCAAGTGCACTAGTTTCCCTGATGGTTCCTGGAAGTGTGGGAAATGCCCAGTTGGCTTCACAGGAAATGGCATAAAGTGCAAAGATGTTGACGAG TGCAAGGAGGTACCAGATGCGTGCTTTGAGTTTAACGGTGTGCACCGCTGTGAGAACACAGAGCCAGGATACAACTGTCTGCCCTGCCCTCCTCGCTACTCAGGACCCCAACCATTTGGCAAAGGTGTTGAGCAAGCTGTTGCTAACAAACAG GTGTGCACACCCCGTAATCCTTGCCTCGATGGAAGCCATGACTGCAACAAAAACGCTCGCTGCAACTACCTCGGACACTTTTCCGACCCCATGTTCCGCTGCGAGTGCAAGCCTGGATATGCTGGCAATGGTCATATCTGTGGAGAGGACACAGATTTGGACGGATGGCCCAATGCTGATCTGGTCTGTGTGGAGAATGCCACCTACCATTGTAAAAAG GACAACTGTCCCAATCTTCCAAACTCAGGGCAGGAAGATTATGATAAAGATGGAACTGGAGACGcatgtgatgatgatgatgacaatgATGGTATTCCTGATGACAGG GACAACTGTCCGTTTGTGTACAATCCCAGGCAGTATGATTATGACCGCGATGAAGTGGGGGATCGCTGTGACAACTGCCCTTACAATAGCAACCCAGACCAGACAGACACAGACAACAACGGCGAGGGAGACGCCTGTGCTGTGGACATCGATGGAGATG GAATACTGAATGAGAAGGACAACTGTCCCTATATATACAACGTTGACCAGAGAGACACAGATCTGGACGGAGTGGGAGACATGTGTGATAACTGTCCTCTGGAACATAATCCCGATCAG GTGGATTCAGATGATGATAGAGTGGGAGACAAGTGTGACAGTAACCAGGACATCGACGAGGACGGACACCAGAACAACCTGGACAATTGTCCATATATTCCCAACGCCAACCAGGCTGATCACGACAAGGATGGCAAGGGAGATGCCTGTGACCATGATGATGACAACGATGGCATCCCTGATGACAAAGACAACTGTAGACTGGCCTTCAACCCCGACCAGCTGGATTCTGATG GCGATGGTCGTGGAGATGCTTGCAAAGACGACTTTGACCAAGACAACGTTCCTGATATCTATGATGTTTGTCCTGAGAACTTCGATATCAGTGAGACAGACTTCCGCAAGTTCCAGATGGTTCCTCTGGATCCAAAAGGCACCTCCCAGATTGATCCTAACTGGGTTGTCCGGCATCAAGGCAAAGAGCTGGTTCAGACTGTCAACTGCGATCCTGGAATTGCAGTTG GTTACCACGAGTTCAACGCTGTGGACTTCAGTGGAACTTTCTTcataaacacagagagagatgaCGATTATGCTGGCTTTGTGTTCGGCTACCAATCCAGTTCCAGGTTCTACGTTGTGATGTGGAAGCAGATTACGCAGACCTACTGGTCCAGTAAACCCACCAAAGCCCAGGGATACTCAGGCCTGTCCATCAAAGTAGTTAACTCCACCACCGGCCCAGGAGAGCACCTTAGAAATGCTCTCTGGCACACGGGCAACACCGCAGGACAG GTCCGCACTCTCTGGCACGACCCTAAAAATATCGGCTGGAAAGACTTCACTGCCTACAGGTGGCATCTGATTCACAGGCCAAGAACAGGACTGATCAG